TCATTCTTTGGGCAGCCGAGCGTCTCGATGAAGTAGCGTGCGGTAATGGCGTCAGCGGTAGTTGGTGAACTGCAGAGGAATGCCCCAGTCCTCGTCCCGCATGGCCTGCATCGCGGCCTGGAGTTCGTCCTTGCTGGAGGAGAAGATTCGCAGCGTGTCGCCCTGTATTTGCACCTTCACCTTCTTGAACCCCTGGCGAAGGAACTTGTTGATCGCCTTCGCCTTCTCGTCGGGGATGCCCTGAGCCACCACGACGCGTTGACGCACGCTGCCACCGAGAGCATCCTCGATCTTCCCGTACTGCAGCGCCTTGAGCGGCACCTTGCGACGCACGAGTTTCTCCTCCAAGACCTCGACGACCTGCTTGAGCTTACCTTGGTCGTCCGACACCAAGACGAGTGCTTCGCCCTCCATCGTGACCGCGCTCACGCTCTTCTTGAAGTCGTAGCGAGTCGCGATCTCCTTCTGGGCCATATTGACGGCATTGCGCACTTCATCCAGATCGGCGTGCGAGACGACGTCGAAAGACAGTTCCTTGGCCATGTCACTCCTGCCGCTTGAGCTTTCCGTCCTTGATCAAATAGTCACTCGGTGCGGGGTCATCGAGCGGCGCGACCCGTTTGCCCTCTACGCGCAGGCGAACATTCGCCGGGCTCCCCAGACGCAGCCACAACACATCACCCTGGAATTGCTTCGACTTGCCGCGAGCGAGCGCGCCCGAGAACAGGACCTTCCCCTCGGGTCCGTCGCGACGCACCTCGATCCACGTCTCCTCCGTCGCGCTGATTCGAACCACGCCAGCGGCGACGTCGGGAGACGGAGTAGGCGTCGGCTTCTGAGAAGCCGTCGGACTCGGCGATAGGCTGGTGACGATCCCGGGCGGACCCTGTCGCGTCGCTCCATCGTTCTCATCCCCGTTGTTCAGGCCGAGCGCGTAGATCACCCCGAGCACAACCACGCATACGATGGCCACGACCAGGACGGTGTTGCGGCCACGATGGCGCCGTTCTGAGCCGATAATCGACGACCCGCCGAACGGCTCCGGATACTCGGTGCGCGCCGAGCCTCGTGAACGATACTCGCCGACAATTACATCAGGGTCGAGCTCGAGATACTGCGAGTACGTGCGCAGGAACCCCTTGACGTACGTAGGCCCAGGCATGACGTCGAACTCCTCGTTCTCCATCGCCTGAATGTATTTGACACGGATCTTCGTGTCCTCTTCGGCCTGCTGGAGGGTTACCTGGCGGCGCACGCGCGCCTCACGCAGCGTGTTGCCGATCTCAAACACGGTGGCTCGCCGTCTCCTCTGTGGTCACGAGCAACGTCTGTCTAGGCTAAGCGGGATTCATAGTCTAGTTAGGCCGCCTACCGAAGACAATCCGCCGACACGCACAGGTCACGCCTGGCCGAGTTCGTCGCCCGATTGATCATCGAGATCCCCCGCGGATTCTTCGGCATCAACTCCCGCCAGACGCGCGAGGGCCGCCGGTAGATCATCCTCGCCGATCAACACGGCGCGCGCTTTGCTCCCATCGTAGCCGGAGATGATACCCATCTCCTCCATGACGTCGATAAGTCGGCCGGAACGAGCGTAGCCCACTCGGAGGCGGCGCTGCAGAAGGGCGACGGACGCCGCGCCCGTGAGCACGACGGTCTTGATTGCCTCGGCAAGGAGTTCGTCGCCCCCGGATGCGCCGGCCTGCTGCTCGCTGACGGCGCTGGGCGGACTCTCCAGGAGATCCTCGCGAAACTCCGGCTTGGCCTGTCGACGCCAGTGCTCCGTGATCAGGCGCATCTCCTGTGCGGTAATCAACGCACCTTGCACACGTAGAACTCGATTGCTGCCCATCGGGCTGTAGAGCATGTCGCCCATGCCGAGCAGGCTCTCCGCACCACCCTGATCGAGGATGATGCGCGAGTCCGTCTGCGAGCTGACCGCGAACGCGATGCGCGACGGGATGTTCGTCTTGATCATGCCTGTGACAACGTCGACCGATGGTCGCTGAGTGGCCACAACCAGATGGATGCCGCAGCTGCGCCCGAGCTGGCCGAGACGAATAATGGAGTTCTCCACTTCGGAGGGGGCCACCATCATGAGGTCGGCCAGCTCGTCGATGATCACCATCAGGTACGGCATCGTCTCTTCGCCGGCGCGCGCCAGCTTCTTGTTGAGGGCGCGCACATCCTGGCAGCCGTTGCGCGAGAGCACGTCGTAACGACGATCCATCTCCCGACAGATGTTGTCGAGCACGTAAGTGGCTTGCTTCATGTTGGTGACGACCGGCGCCAGCAAGTGCGGGATGCCGTCGAAGTTGGACAGCTCAACCTTCTTGGGATCGATCATGACCATGCGCACCTGCTCTGGTGTGGCGCGCAACATGATCGAACTGATCAGCGCGTTGAGGCAGCCGCTCTTGCCGGAGCCGGTCGTACCGGCAACGAGGAGGTGCACCATCTTCACCAAGTCGGCGAAAACAGGACGGCCGGTCACGTCCTTGCCCAGCCAGAACGACATCGGCGATCCCTGCGGCGGAAAGGGTCCGTGGATATCGCCGAGCGAGACGTAGTTCGCCTGCACGTTGGGGACCTCGACGCCGACCGCCGTCTTTCCCGGTATCGGCGCCTGCACACGCACGTCGGTCGCCGCAAGAGCGTAAGCGATGTCGTCTTTGAGTCCGGCGACGCGGCTCACCTTGATGCCCGGGGCAAGCTGGAGCTCGTAGCGTGTCACGCGAGGGCCAGAGACGGTTCCGATGATGTGTGCCGGCACGCCGAAGTGACCCAGCGTCTCCACCAGTCGCTGCGAGACGTCGGCGATCGTTTCCGGCGTCTCGCCGTGACCCTCGCCAAGACGGCGCAGGAGTGCCGCGTCGGGAAGAATCCACTCACGCTGCTCACCGCGAAGCGCCAGCGCCGTATCTTCCCCGCCGGGACCCTCCGCAACGGCATCGGCGAGCGACAACTGCTCGACGGGCCTATCTGCCCCAGTATCCGCCCTGGGACGCGCCCGCTCCACGGCATCCTCGGGCGCCGGCTCTTCCGCAATTGCCTCCGGCGGCCCGAAGATCTCGGGGGCCGTCAGCTCGCCGTCGACGAGTTCCGGTGCGGGGTACAGATAGTGCGATTCTCGGCTCGATCGCGTCAACGCCGTCGTGGACTCGACGCCATGGACGTAGTCAGGCGCCAGTACCGACGTCTCGGCGTACCCGGTCGACGCTCCATCCTCCCAATCGCTCGCCGGCTCCTGCCTCCGCGTCACACGCGTCGCCATGTCACGCGCGCCGACGCCAAGCGATCCCGCCTGCTCACGAGCCACACGATGCGCGACAGCGACGCCACGCCGCGATCGAGACGCCCATTGATGCAGCGAGGAACCAGTCACGAGGAGCACCGCAGCGAGCACCGCGACGACGATCAGGACCGTTACTCCGACTGCGCCGATCACCCCGCTGAGCATGACCCACAGCGCCTCTCCGACGGCACCGCCATGCGTTTCCATGTAGACCGCGTCGAAACGAGTCGCGGGGCGCGCAGCGGCGAAGAGACCGAAGACATCCCCGGCCGCGGCGAGGACGAACGCCAGGACGAGGATCGCCACCCCCCACGTCACGCCACGCCGCGGACGCCAGTCGCTCGGCGCCAGCAGAACGTAGGCGAGGAAGCAGAGGAGGAGTGGGAGCGCGTAGGCCGCCAGTCCGAGCGCCCACAACGATGCCCCGGCAAGCCAGCGGCCCGCCGTTCCGCCATCCCAACCGAGATAGAAGACAAAGGCAAGGAACACCGCAACGGCGATGCAGGCGATCGCCGTCCACTCCCGGCCATGGCCGGCGGATTCCCTGCCCCTGCGCTGACTCGCGGTGCTGCGTGTCGCAGATGAAGCGGTCGATGCGCTGCCGCGCTTGCGGGCGTGCTTGGTCCTGGCTGTCGCCATGAGTCAGTGTTCCACGCCGAGTGGTGGTTTCCTCGCGCTCCGCCCGCAACGCCGGAACGCAAAGAACGTCCTACACCTCGACGACCACAGGCAGGATGAGCGGTCTGCGCTTGGTGCGCGCATACACGAGCTCGGCCAGCCGTTCCTTGATGTCGTCTTGAATCACCCGACGGCCTGTGACGTGTACGCTGCCGAGCTGTTCCATGAGGAGATCGAGTGCGCTGCCGCACTCGTCGAGCACGTCCTTCTGACGTTCGTCGTCGTGAAGAAAGCCGCGTGCCACCAGCTCCGGAGGAGCCACGGCGTGGCCATCCTGGCCGTCGACGGTCACAACCGCGATGAGAATGCCGTCGCCGGCCAGCTGCTGCCGGTCCCGCAAGACAAGGCCATCCTCCTCCCCGATCTCAAACCCGTCGATGAAGGCGAGACCAGTCGGGACCTTGCCGACGACCTCGGCGCTCTCAGCATCGATCTCGAGCACATCGCCGTTCTCGAGCACAAAGATGTCTTCCTCGGGCACGCCGCACTCGCGCGCCAGCTGAGCATGGTAGTACTGATGCCGATACTCGCCGTGCACGGGCACGAAGTACTGCGGGCGCAGCAACTGCAGAACCGCGCGCAGGTCCTCGCGCGACGCGTGGCCGCTGACGTGAACACCCTTGTCTTCGCCGTATACGACCGTCGCGCCCGACTTCAGAAGCCGATTGACGGTCGCCATGACGCTCACCTCATTGCCGGGAATCGCCTTGGCGGAGATGACGACGGTATCGCCCTCGTTGAGCTCCACTTGCGGATGATCGCTGAAGGCCATACGCCGCAGCGCCGAGAGCGGCTCACCCTGACTCCCCGTCGAGAGAATGAGAATCTCTTCCGGCCGGTAGTCGTCGATCTCCCCGAGCTTGATCATCGCCCCCTCGGGGACCTCAATGTAACCGAGATTGCGCGCGATGTTCACGTTCTTCTGCATGGAGCGTCCCGACACAGCGAACTTGCGACCGTGCCGGTGAGCGATCGTGATCGCCTGCTGAATGCGGTGAATGTGAGAGGCAAAACTGGAGACGATGACGCGCCCCTCCGCCTCGGCGAAGATGCGATCGAAGGCCACGCCGACCGAGGACTCGGAACCGGTAGAACCCGGAGCTTCGACGTTGGTTGAGTCGCCGAGCATGGCGAGAACGCCCTCGTCGCCGAGCGACTGTAAGCGTGCCATGTCGGTGCTGCGGCCGTCGATGGGGTGTTGGTCAAGTCGGTAGTCGCCCGTCACCACAATCCGGCCCAAACCGGTCTCGACGACGACGGCGAGGGCGTCGGGCACACTATGAGTCACCGCGACGAAGCTGACGCCGAGCGGCCCCAGTTGCAGTCGTGTATCTTCGTTGACCTCGGTGAGATCCGTAACTTTGATGAGGCCGTGCTCGTCGAGTTTCGACTTGATGAGCGCCAGCGTGAAACGACTTGCGAAAACGGGTTTGTTCACCTGCTTGAGCACGAATGGCAGACCACCGAAGTGATCCTCGTGAGCGTGCGTGATGACGAACCCGAGCACATCGTCCGCCCGCTCCACCAGCCAGCGCACGTCCGGGATGACCAAGTCGATACCAAGCATGTCGTCGCGAGGAAACTCGACGCCGCAGTCGACGACGACGATCTGACCGCGATACTCGATCGCGGTCAGATTCTTGCCGATCTCACCCAGACCGCCGAGCGGTACGATTCTGACTGTCTCCGAGGTCACCAGACGGCGATCAGGCGAGGAGGCCGAGGTGCCGCAGCTCCGCGGCGACCGTCTCGGCCTCCGCATCGCTGGCAGTGACGAGCGGCAGTCGAAGGCCGCCCACGTCGTGCCCCAGCAGATTCAGGGCGGCCTTGATAGGAATCGGGTTCACGGTGATGAACAACGTCTTGTAGAGCTGTTCCAGGTGCCTGTTGATAGCCGCCGCACCGCGGTCGTCGCCGACGCGCACCAAGCGCGCCATCTCGGCCAGTTGTGGACCCACGACGTGACTGGCGACACAGATGCCGCCCCAGCCACCCATGCGCATGACGTCGAGCAGCATATCGTCGTTGCCGGCATACACGCCCATGTCGCAGAGCTCGCGCAGACGCCGCGTCTCCGTGAGGTCGGGGTTCGCTTGCTTCACGGCCACGATGTTCTCGGTCTCGTACAGCGTTGCCAGAGCCTCGGGCGATATGTTGACGCCGCAGCGTCCCGGAATGTTGTAGACGACGATGGGCAGCTTCGTGCCAGCCGCCACGGCGCGGAAGTGCTCGATCACACCCCGCTCCGGCGGCTTGTTGTAGTAGGGCGTGACGATGAGCGCCGCATCGACGCCCTCGCGCTCCGCCCGTTGCGTGAGACGCACGGAGTGTGCCGTGTCGTTTGACCCCGAGCCGATCACGACGCGACATCGGTCGCCCACCGTCTCCAGAACGGTCACGGTGATGGCGATCTTCTCGTCATCGGTAAGAGTCGGCGCCTCACCGGTCGTGCCGGCGACGACCAGACCATCCGAGCCGTGCTCGACGAGATACGTCGCGAGCTGTGCCAGTCGCCGGTGGTCGACCTTGAGGTCGGCGTCGAACGGCGTCACGATCGCAGTCAGAATCGTCCCCAGGCTGTCGCTCATAGCGCGTGCTCCTCGGTGGTCCGCATAGTCAGAAGTCACCCTAGTCTAGGAGGTTCTCGAGACCGATGACAGTTCCCTTGATCTCCCCCACCC
This sequence is a window from Thermoleophilia bacterium. Protein-coding genes within it:
- a CDS encoding DUF4115 domain-containing protein → MFEIGNTLREARVRRQVTLQQAEEDTKIRVKYIQAMENEEFDVMPGPTYVKGFLRTYSQYLELDPDVIVGEYRSRGSARTEYPEPFGGSSIIGSERRHRGRNTVLVVAIVCVVVLGVIYALGLNNGDENDGATRQGPPGIVTSLSPSPTASQKPTPTPSPDVAAGVVRISATEETWIEVRRDGPEGKVLFSGALARGKSKQFQGDVLWLRLGSPANVRLRVEGKRVAPLDDPAPSDYLIKDGKLKRQE
- a CDS encoding YajQ family cyclic di-GMP-binding protein; translation: MAKELSFDVVSHADLDEVRNAVNMAQKEIATRYDFKKSVSAVTMEGEALVLVSDDQGKLKQVVEVLEEKLVRRKVPLKALQYGKIEDALGGSVRQRVVVAQGIPDEKAKAINKFLRQGFKKVKVQIQGDTLRIFSSSKDELQAAMQAMRDEDWGIPLQFTNYR
- the dapA gene encoding 4-hydroxy-tetrahydrodipicolinate synthase, translated to MSDSLGTILTAIVTPFDADLKVDHRRLAQLATYLVEHGSDGLVVAGTTGEAPTLTDDEKIAITVTVLETVGDRCRVVIGSGSNDTAHSVRLTQRAEREGVDAALIVTPYYNKPPERGVIEHFRAVAAGTKLPIVVYNIPGRCGVNISPEALATLYETENIVAVKQANPDLTETRRLRELCDMGVYAGNDDMLLDVMRMGGWGGICVASHVVGPQLAEMARLVRVGDDRGAAAINRHLEQLYKTLFITVNPIPIKAALNLLGHDVGGLRLPLVTASDAEAETVAAELRHLGLLA
- a CDS encoding DNA translocase FtsK 4TM domain-containing protein, which encodes MATARTKHARKRGSASTASSATRSTASQRRGRESAGHGREWTAIACIAVAVFLAFVFYLGWDGGTAGRWLAGASLWALGLAAYALPLLLCFLAYVLLAPSDWRPRRGVTWGVAILVLAFVLAAAGDVFGLFAAARPATRFDAVYMETHGGAVGEALWVMLSGVIGAVGVTVLIVVAVLAAVLLVTGSSLHQWASRSRRGVAVAHRVAREQAGSLGVGARDMATRVTRRQEPASDWEDGASTGYAETSVLAPDYVHGVESTTALTRSSRESHYLYPAPELVDGELTAPEIFGPPEAIAEEPAPEDAVERARPRADTGADRPVEQLSLADAVAEGPGGEDTALALRGEQREWILPDAALLRRLGEGHGETPETIADVSQRLVETLGHFGVPAHIIGTVSGPRVTRYELQLAPGIKVSRVAGLKDDIAYALAATDVRVQAPIPGKTAVGVEVPNVQANYVSLGDIHGPFPPQGSPMSFWLGKDVTGRPVFADLVKMVHLLVAGTTGSGKSGCLNALISSIMLRATPEQVRMVMIDPKKVELSNFDGIPHLLAPVVTNMKQATYVLDNICREMDRRYDVLSRNGCQDVRALNKKLARAGEETMPYLMVIIDELADLMMVAPSEVENSIIRLGQLGRSCGIHLVVATQRPSVDVVTGMIKTNIPSRIAFAVSSQTDSRIILDQGGAESLLGMGDMLYSPMGSNRVLRVQGALITAQEMRLITEHWRRQAKPEFREDLLESPPSAVSEQQAGASGGDELLAEAIKTVVLTGAASVALLQRRLRVGYARSGRLIDVMEEMGIISGYDGSKARAVLIGEDDLPAALARLAGVDAEESAGDLDDQSGDELGQA
- a CDS encoding ribonuclease J; amino-acid sequence: MTSETVRIVPLGGLGEIGKNLTAIEYRGQIVVVDCGVEFPRDDMLGIDLVIPDVRWLVERADDVLGFVITHAHEDHFGGLPFVLKQVNKPVFASRFTLALIKSKLDEHGLIKVTDLTEVNEDTRLQLGPLGVSFVAVTHSVPDALAVVVETGLGRIVVTGDYRLDQHPIDGRSTDMARLQSLGDEGVLAMLGDSTNVEAPGSTGSESSVGVAFDRIFAEAEGRVIVSSFASHIHRIQQAITIAHRHGRKFAVSGRSMQKNVNIARNLGYIEVPEGAMIKLGEIDDYRPEEILILSTGSQGEPLSALRRMAFSDHPQVELNEGDTVVISAKAIPGNEVSVMATVNRLLKSGATVVYGEDKGVHVSGHASREDLRAVLQLLRPQYFVPVHGEYRHQYYHAQLARECGVPEEDIFVLENGDVLEIDAESAEVVGKVPTGLAFIDGFEIGEEDGLVLRDRQQLAGDGILIAVVTVDGQDGHAVAPPELVARGFLHDDERQKDVLDECGSALDLLMEQLGSVHVTGRRVIQDDIKERLAELVYARTKRRPLILPVVVEV